The Geoalkalibacter sp. genome contains a region encoding:
- a CDS encoding PAS domain-containing sensor histidine kinase — translation MKTSDNEERLLLFIEQAPVAIAMFDRDMRYLSASRRWRNDYGLGERDLYGRSHYEIFPEISDAWKAVHRRGLAGEVVAAEEESFVRADGSIQWLRWQVQPWFETCGAIGGIIIFSEDISKRKQAEQAKRESEEEFRVLSEAMPQLVWASDVHGRADYFNSRWFEYTGQSFEDAKNLGWLSALHPEDVVRTQEAWTEAVSKGGVYEVQYRLKGKDGAYRWFLSRGVPRRGDSAKIERWIGTCTDISAQKDLEEVLQAAREAAEDASRAKSEFLVTMSHEIRTPMTIFMGAIQHLLEIDQNPEHRQLLDMADAAAQRLLTLIDDILDFSRIEARKINIDAVAFDLRACVNEVVRIFSLAAQEKNLVLDTEVASEVPERVIGDPKRLGQILVNLVGNAVKFTHAGEIHVGVRTAGEALEFRVTDTGIGIPLEKHPRLFERFSQVDSSLTRRYGGSGLGLAISKGLVELMGGNISVQSEAGKGSCFRFTLPLRLPV, via the coding sequence TTGAAAACCTCGGACAACGAGGAGCGGCTGCTGCTCTTTATCGAGCAGGCGCCCGTCGCCATCGCCATGTTCGATCGGGATATGCGCTATCTCAGCGCCAGCCGCCGTTGGCGAAACGACTACGGCCTGGGTGAGCGCGATCTGTACGGCCGCTCTCACTACGAAATTTTTCCCGAGATCAGCGACGCCTGGAAAGCGGTCCATCGCCGGGGGCTGGCCGGGGAGGTGGTGGCCGCCGAGGAGGAATCCTTCGTGCGCGCCGACGGGTCCATCCAGTGGTTGCGTTGGCAGGTCCAGCCTTGGTTTGAGACTTGCGGCGCCATCGGCGGGATCATCATCTTCAGCGAGGACATCAGCAAGCGCAAGCAGGCCGAGCAGGCCAAACGCGAAAGCGAGGAAGAGTTTCGCGTTCTCAGCGAAGCCATGCCGCAACTGGTCTGGGCCTCGGATGTTCACGGTCGCGCCGATTATTTCAATTCCCGCTGGTTCGAATACACCGGCCAGAGCTTCGAGGACGCGAAAAACCTCGGCTGGCTGAGCGCGCTGCATCCCGAGGATGTGGTCCGCACTCAGGAGGCCTGGACGGAGGCTGTCAGCAAAGGCGGTGTTTACGAGGTGCAGTACCGGCTCAAGGGAAAAGACGGAGCTTACCGCTGGTTTCTGTCGCGTGGCGTACCCAGGCGGGGAGACTCCGCCAAAATCGAGCGCTGGATCGGCACCTGCACGGACATCAGCGCCCAGAAGGATCTCGAAGAGGTGTTGCAAGCGGCGCGCGAGGCCGCCGAAGACGCAAGTCGCGCCAAAAGCGAGTTTCTGGTCACCATGAGCCATGAGATCCGCACGCCCATGACCATCTTCATGGGGGCCATCCAGCATCTGTTGGAGATCGACCAGAATCCTGAACATCGCCAATTGCTGGACATGGCCGATGCCGCGGCGCAGCGCCTGCTGACCCTGATCGACGATATCCTTGATTTTTCCCGCATCGAAGCGCGCAAAATCAATATCGACGCGGTGGCCTTCGATCTTCGCGCCTGCGTGAACGAAGTCGTGCGGATTTTTTCCCTGGCCGCCCAGGAAAAGAACCTTGTATTGGACACGGAGGTGGCTTCGGAGGTTCCCGAACGGGTGATCGGCGATCCCAAGCGATTGGGACAGATTCTGGTCAACCTGGTGGGGAATGCCGTCAAGTTCACTCACGCCGGAGAGATTCACGTGGGCGTGCGAACCGCCGGGGAGGCTCTCGAGTTCCGCGTCACGGACACCGGCATCGGTATCCCTTTGGAGAAACATCCGCGGCTTTTCGAAAGGTTCAGCCAGGTGGACAGTTCCCTGACCCGCCGCTATGGCGGCTCGGGGCTGGGCTTGGCCATTTCCAAGGGACTGGTGGAACTGATGGGCGGAAACATTTCCGTGCAAAGCGAAGCCGGCAAGGGAAGCTGCTTTCGATTTACCCTGCCTCTAAGGCTTCCGGTCTGA
- a CDS encoding CDGSH iron-sulfur domain-containing protein: MSKTHTPSGMPIGLTLEAGTYFRCTCGKSQNLPFCDESHGGSGRSPIAFTLKKRQKVYLCGCGLSGDQPFCDGSCGVSPAGRE, from the coding sequence ATGAGCAAAACACATACGCCATCGGGCATGCCCATCGGCCTGACGCTTGAGGCGGGCACCTATTTTCGCTGCACCTGCGGCAAATCGCAAAATCTTCCTTTCTGTGACGAATCCCATGGCGGCTCGGGTCGCTCGCCCATCGCCTTCACCCTCAAAAAACGCCAGAAAGTCTATCTCTGCGGTTGCGGTCTGAGCGGTGATCAACCCTTTTGCGACGGCAGTTGCGGGGTGTCTCCGGCCGGGCGGGAATAA